In a single window of the Danio aesculapii chromosome 20, fDanAes4.1, whole genome shotgun sequence genome:
- the nkx2.4b gene encoding NK2 homeobox 4b: MSFSPKHSTPFSVSDILSPIEETFKKFAAMESSASLASPLYRQSQVSQANLQQHSMSHNAYHMPHSQFSHSAMGGYCNGTIGAMGDLPSYQESMRNGATATAWYGSNPEPRYPTISRFMGPSAGMNMGTLPGMDASKSMVTLHAAPRRKRRVLFSQAQVYELERRFKQQKYLSAPEREHLASMIHLTPTQVKIWFQNHRYKMKRQAKDKASQQQDSGNMCAQQSPRRVAVPVLVKDGKPCQNGSGTPTPIHQQVQSVLGSETLASAEDLEEMSPSPPLMGGLSQTDAALIEYTSSMVSSNLLYGRTW; this comes from the exons ATGTCCTTTAGCCCCAAACACTCAACGCCTTTCTCAGTGAGCGATATTTTGAGCCCGATCGAGGAGACCTTCAAGAAGTTTGCAGCCATGGAGAGCAGCGCGAGCCTGGCGTCTCCTCTATATCGACAGAGTCAGGTGTCTCAGGCTAATTTGCAGCAGCACAGTATGAGCCATAACGCGTACCACATGCCGCACTCGCAGTTCTCGCACAGCGCCATGGGCGGATACTGCAACGGGACTATCGGCGCAATGGGGGACCTGCCGTCCTACCAAGAGAGCATGAGGAACGGCGCCACGGCCACGGCTTGGTACGGATCGAACCCGGAGCCGAGATACCCGACAA TCTCCAGGTTTATGGGTCCCTCGGCGGGCATGAACATGGGCACGTTACCGGGAATGGACGCCAGTAAATCAATGGTGACTCTACACGCGGCGCCGCGCAGGAAGCGGCGCGTGCTTTTCTCCCAAGCGCAGGTGTACGAGCTGGAGCGCCGCTTCAAGCAGCAGAAATACCTGTCGGCCCCGGAGAGGGAACATTTGGCCAGCATGATCCACCTTACCCCGACGCAGGTCAAGATCTGGTTCCAGAACCACAGGTACAAAATGAAGCGGCAGGCGAAGGATAAAGCGTCCCAGCAGCAGGACAGCGGGAACATGTGCGCGCAGCAGTCACCGAGGCGCGTGGCCGTGCCTGTGCTTGTTAAGGACGGTAAACCGTGTCAGAACGGCTCCGGGACGCCGACGCCGATCCATCAGCAGGTGCAAAGTGTCCTAGGCAGCGAGACTTTAGCTTCGGCAGAGGATCTGGAGGAAATGTCGCCCAGTCCGCCTCTGATGGGCGGCCTCTCTCAGACTGACGCCGCACTCATCGAGTACACGAGCAGCATGGTGAGCTCCAACCTGCTGTACGGCAGAACATGGTGA